CCATGCCAGTTCAGTGAAACTCCAAGTGAAACTATTGGTCAGTCACATTGACGTGGATCCAATAGGCCTACCGTGATTGGTTCGGTTTCAGAGCAGAAGCTTACAATCACTCATCTCGTCCAATCGGACGCCTCGTCATTGCACCCGCCCACCCACAGGCGAATGACGCACGAGTCATGTGTTGTTTGTGCTGTGCTCCGTAGTGTACACAGGGTGCGAAGAGCAGATTGGTAGCCCGCTAGGAGGATCTACCGTTAATAGAACGGGTAAATGTGGTCATGCTGCAGTCGCTGGCATTGAGTTCGAGGAGCATTGGCTGGAATATCTGCTTTTCATGTGGCGGCTGGGAGAAGCGCAACACTGAGAAGACTTAAGCCTCCCCAAACCAAAATGGGGTCTCGGTCTGTGAGCCTAAGGTGAAGTCTCTCTTATCTAATGGCAAATTTAGCAAATTCCCAAGAAGGTGAAGCCGCTATGTTGATGCTGGAAACGCAACAGAGGGCTCTCGGAACTAACCGTGCAGCAGCTGCAACGGCGAACGGCGGGGAACCCTCTTCCGTACTGGATGTTAGCGGCGCTGGTTTTCATCAACAACGCTCACCGCCCTCCGATCAACAGCCGGGTGAAGCACACCAACAACAGTGTCGCTACCGGCAACACGCTGCTCATGAAAACAACCTGGAATCACCGGCGAGGAAGGGGTCCACGTACTCTTTAAACCGGGCACATGAGGACTCAGGCGGTAGTTCGAGCAACACACACGCTACCTCTGCTGTGAACGCCAGTTCCGCTGTCGCGGACGACATCAGAAAGTGCGGTTACCTAAGAAAGCAGAAACACGGTCATAAGAGGTTTTTTGTCTTGCGGGCGACGAGTCATTTAGGGCCGAGCAGATTGGAATACTACGATAGCGAAAAGAAATTTCGTAACACCCTCTGCTCGACCGCCGCCGGCTCCTCAGCTTCATCTGGCGGGGCTGCGGTGAGCGCCTCTCCTCCGAAAAGGGTGATCTATCTCTACCAGTGCTTTACTGTCAATAAAAGGGCGGATTCTAAGCATAAACATCTCATTGCTCTGTATACCAAGGATGAATACTTCGCGATTGTCGCCGAGAATGAACTGGAGCAAGAGGAGTGGCACCAGGCGCTCAGCGAGCTCATGAGTGAGTGCAAGAGATGCCACATGGACGCGGAGGATATTGATTACGGCTATGGTACTGTAACTGCTGGCACTGATTTTAAAGAAGTGTGGCAGGTGAATGTTAAACCAAAGGGCTTGGGCCAGACTAAAAATCTAACCGGTGTGTATAGGCTCTGTCTGTCTGCTGAGAGCATACATCTGATGAAGCTTAACTCTGAGACGCCTTGTGTGAATTTACAGCTTATGAACATACGGCGCTGTGGCCATTCGGAGAGCTTCTTTTTCATTGAGGTCGGCCGCTCCTCTTCTATAGGACCTGGGGAGGTTTGGATGCAAGTGGACGATTCTGTGGTGGCTCAAAACATGCATGAAACCATTCTGGAGACCATGAAGGCCCTCAAGGCTTTTGCTGAGTTCAGGCCGAGAAGCAAAAGCCAGTCGTCTGGCTCCAACTCAATGGGTTTTATCACCACACGGCGACACTTAGGCAACCTGCCACCCAGTCAGACAGGGCTCCAGCGGCGGTCTCGGACCGAGTCTGTGGTGGGCACTCCACCCAGCAGGAAGAGCAATGGAGCGAGTGGGTATAGATTCCGCACCTCCAGTGAGGGAGAAAGCACCATGAACCGCCCGTTTCGTTCTGTGACAGGTAGCCTTATTCATCTCAACACGGCCCGTGCTAACCTGAGCCGCCAGGAAAGTAGCAGTGGGGCTGGCAGCCGCTACATTCGTGCCCTGCCAGGCTCCACCCATCATGCACGCTCTGCCTCGCTGCCAGTCTCGCATTTTCCCTCAACCACCAGCCCAGTCAGCATGTCCAGCAGCAGTGGGCATGGCTCTGTGACCGACACCATTACTCGCCCTTCCAGCGCATCCATTTGTGGATCCCCGAGTGATGGAGGTTTCAACTCCTCTGATGAGTATGGCTCCAGCCCTGGAGACCTCCGCTACTTCAGAGTACGCAGCAACACCCCCGAGTCTCTGGGAAACACGCCACCCATCCGCGAGGAGCACTGCCTCAGTGACTACATGGCAATGGGATTTAACCGTGATGTGTTCGGAACGGGCACAGGTGAGGCGACCCGTGATGAGAGTACTGACGAAGATTCACGACCGGGGTCGTTAAGGAGGCGGACACACTCCTTCTCCAGGCAGGTTGGGGGCGCTAGTGCTGCTGGAGTGGCTGTATATCAGAAGATGACCCAGACCACCTTCTCGCTGGACGAGGCTGTGGTTGAGGATAGCTCTTGGAGTGCCAGTGCTCAGACCATCTCTAACTCCTCCTCCCTCTGTTCTGACTATAGCTCTAGTTCTGAACACAGCCAAGACCGCCCCCCTATCTTACGTCCTGCAGATGCCCCTAAAGATGATGGCTACATGCCCATGATGGCAGGTGTGCTGCCCTCCACCAGTGATGCAGACTACATGCTTATGCAACCAAAAATCCTCCTTTCTGGCTCTCCACAAGTCCAAAGTGCTGCTTTACCTGTTCCCCAGCACATGGACTCTCAAGGCTATATGATGATGCTCCCCGGTAGGAGTGGGGCTACTTACTCCACCGTCCCTTCCAGCCCTGACTCTAGCAGACGAGGAGATGGACATAGAGACTCAAATCGCCCTGAGAATGGCGAATACATGGATATGTCTCAGAATACCCCCACAGCTAATGTTCAAAGGGTTTCTAATGAGAATTACTATGCCTTGACCACTCCTGTGATCCCCAAGTCCTACAGTCCATATTTCTCCCTCCCTCGCTCATATAGAGCTCCATCCCGAGATCAGCCTGAGCATGATGAGTACGTTCCCATGAGTTCACCAGCTAAATCGGTCTGCACCCCAGATCGTAGTAGCATGTGCCCACCTTCTGAAGCTCTGCATCACAATGGATACTCCGACCGCCTAGCAGTTCGGCCGAACCGCCTACCCCTGGTAAGGCGGAGCTTGCACGGCACTCTAAGAACAGGTGAAACACCAGTGTGCCCTTCCAGCCCTGGAGAGTACATCAATATTGAAATTGGGGATCGGCCCACACATCCTGCATGTCCATTGTCTGCTGAAGGCCCCACCTCAACCCTCAATATCGGCAGGGAACAACGTAAGTCCCCCCTGCCACAGGACTACATGACTGTCGAGGTGGGTGGTCTTCCACCAAAGAGTCGGTCCCCAAGGACCTCACTGGTGGCCCCCTGGAATCCTCCTTCATATGTCCGGCCCACCTCATCCTCTCACTGCAGCGAGTTTGCTATGGAAAAACCTGACGACTACACAGAAATGTCCTTTGCAGCTGGGGAGGAGACTAAGAGCCCTACAGATATGCTTGAGCGCCTGTGTATCCTGGAACGTCAGTTTTTCCCTTGCACTCCCCCGATGGAGCCCAGGGTTGTCCGTGCTGATCCTCAAGGCAGGCGGAGACACAGCTCAGAGACCTTTGTGACATCAGCAGCAGCATCAGGTGGAAGTGGCCTGGATGCCAATGGCACAGTGCCTAGCAACAGTCAACAGGTGGGATGCAACACGTGTCAGAACTCTTTTGACAGCGTTTGGACAGACCGTGTGACACCTAGCAGTGAGGTGATACCGGGAACCTCCTCTGTGAGGCCTGGAAGAACTTTACCTGCAGAACACCAGAATGGCCTAAACTACATTGCCCTAGACCTGAGAGATGACCTCCGGCCTGGGAACACTCATGATGTGATTTCCTTGGCAACCTCCAGTGCTCCTCCTCCAGAGAATGGTGCCTATGCCAGTATAGATTTAATCAAATCTGAGGTGCTTACAGCAGCATCTAAAGGTAAGCTTTCCTTCTGAAGCACACACAGTATGACTCCTTACATGTTAAATATAAGTTCATTCAATGTCTCTAATTTTGTTCTTTTAAAGTTACTGCAAGAATAAAAGTCACGTCTCTCTACTTACTGAATGGACTTCGACATACCAACTTGGCTAATAATAttcttaaagcgatagttcacctgaaaattttaattctgtcattccaAGCCAAACAGGCTTTTTTTCTTTAGTAGATgttagttaccattcactttcattgtaccttttttttttccccctttcaatgagagtgaatggtgactgaggctgtcattctgatGAACATCTTTAGTGTCACAGagagtgaggaaatgatgacaatttcatttaaaaaatttttgtcttgtttttaagtaaaatatgtaaacatctttaaaacaagataaattcacCCAATAAGGAAAAttgcaaattataaaatggtTTTCAGATAATGCATCttcaatataagtgtattttgtcttgtagCACGGGCagatttttttaaacttatttttcaCCTATTTGTTTTAAACAAGTGAGAAAATGCCAGTGCAACAAGACAAAATAAACGTATTTTTAAGATCTGTTCTCTGAAATCAAGCCTTATTtgtactgttttatttttttgcaggtaAATAATTTTTCTACTTTTAAAAGGatcgttcacctaaaaatgacaattctgacaTCATGTAtccaccctaatgttgttccaaacctgtatgactttctctcatctTTAGAAGCCAAAATTGGACAATGTTAGCACCAGCtgctttcattgcatcttgtttCTTGCAATTAAAGGATGCTTGCATACGACCTAACATTCAAGAGAATAAAGTCTTTGATACTGGTTATgaaaaacatgagggtaagtCAAGTATcacttttaggtgaactatccctttaaggtgtttactggaaaacaagaccaaTATACTCACTAAGAATATacttttttgcagtgtttttgttTTCCCACACTACACTGTTTCTGGTATTTTATGTGTTGATTGAAAAAAGACTTCCTCAATGTGTTAGTCTAATTTTTCGATAACTACGTCACTGTGATCTGGAAGATCTGAATGTAGAGCATTTTTATGTTCTGAATAATATTATAGACAATTGTTCAGTAGTTAAGAGTGCACAAACAGATCATCATTCAAACAGTTCCACATTCCTGTTGCATTCTCCAACAACTCCTTTGCTCTGAAATTGTATCTTCTTTGTAACTACTTTGTTTAGGGGCTGCTATGTACTtgtttgagggtgtgtgtgtggtgtgtctgTGTTGCTGTAGGAGAATGAAGTGTGAGTCAGTGTTCTCAGCAAGCCTTCGATTGCTCATTTGTTTATCATAGTTAAAGCGGAGAtggaggtgtgtttgtgtttgaaaaaAGTTGGCTTAAGCTTGta
The sequence above is a segment of the Xyrauchen texanus isolate HMW12.3.18 chromosome 2, RBS_HiC_50CHRs, whole genome shotgun sequence genome. Coding sequences within it:
- the LOC127654729 gene encoding insulin receptor substrate 2-B-like, producing the protein MANLANSQEGEAAMLMLETQQRALGTNRAAAATANGGEPSSVLDVSGAGFHQQRSPPSDQQPGEAHQQQCRYRQHAAHENNLESPARKGSTYSLNRAHEDSGGSSSNTHATSAVNASSAVADDIRKCGYLRKQKHGHKRFFVLRATSHLGPSRLEYYDSEKKFRNTLCSTAAGSSASSGGAAVSASPPKRVIYLYQCFTVNKRADSKHKHLIALYTKDEYFAIVAENELEQEEWHQALSELMSECKRCHMDAEDIDYGYGTVTAGTDFKEVWQVNVKPKGLGQTKNLTGVYRLCLSAESIHLMKLNSETPCVNLQLMNIRRCGHSESFFFIEVGRSSSIGPGEVWMQVDDSVVAQNMHETILETMKALKAFAEFRPRSKSQSSGSNSMGFITTRRHLGNLPPSQTGLQRRSRTESVVGTPPSRKSNGASGYRFRTSSEGESTMNRPFRSVTGSLIHLNTARANLSRQESSSGAGSRYIRALPGSTHHARSASLPVSHFPSTTSPVSMSSSSGHGSVTDTITRPSSASICGSPSDGGFNSSDEYGSSPGDLRYFRVRSNTPESLGNTPPIREEHCLSDYMAMGFNRDVFGTGTGEATRDESTDEDSRPGSLRRRTHSFSRQVGGASAAGVAVYQKMTQTTFSLDEAVVEDSSWSASAQTISNSSSLCSDYSSSSEHSQDRPPILRPADAPKDDGYMPMMAGVLPSTSDADYMLMQPKILLSGSPQVQSAALPVPQHMDSQGYMMMLPGRSGATYSTVPSSPDSSRRGDGHRDSNRPENGEYMDMSQNTPTANVQRVSNENYYALTTPVIPKSYSPYFSLPRSYRAPSRDQPEHDEYVPMSSPAKSVCTPDRSSMCPPSEALHHNGYSDRLAVRPNRLPLVRRSLHGTLRTGETPVCPSSPGEYINIEIGDRPTHPACPLSAEGPTSTLNIGREQRKSPLPQDYMTVEVGGLPPKSRSPRTSLVAPWNPPSYVRPTSSSHCSEFAMEKPDDYTEMSFAAGEETKSPTDMLERLCILERQFFPCTPPMEPRVVRADPQGRRRHSSETFVTSAAASGGSGLDANGTVPSNSQQVGCNTCQNSFDSVWTDRVTPSSEVIPGTSSVRPGRTLPAEHQNGLNYIALDLRDDLRPGNTHDVISLATSSAPPPENGAYASIDLIKSEVLTAASKD